Proteins found in one Triticum aestivum cultivar Chinese Spring chromosome 4D, IWGSC CS RefSeq v2.1, whole genome shotgun sequence genomic segment:
- the LOC123098105 gene encoding uncharacterized protein, with product MGLQWMLLTCVVGAEAAVAALLTLPAPRAVRAQIVGLTSMLLQPMAAVLPFAAFQLLDIYWKNEHRLICTGEMCTSEERVRFEKSIFKSQRNVILCVSVFILYWSIYRICKFNKDIKALEEVEKRIKEE from the exons ATGGGGCTGCAGTGGATGCTCCTGACGTGCGTGGtgggggcggaggcggcggtggccgcgcTGCTCACGCTCCCGGCGCCGCGGGCCGTGCGGGCACAGATCGTCGGGCTCACCTCCATGCTTCTGCAGCCCATGGCCGCGGTGCTCCCCTTCGCCGCCTTCCAGCTACTTG ATATCTACTGGAAGAACGAGCACAGGCTGATTTGCACGGGAGAGATGTGCACCTCCGAGGAGCGTGTCCGCTTCGAGAAATCC ATTTTCAAGTCCCAGAGGAATGTCATCCTTTGTGTTTCAGTATTTATCCTTTATTG GTCCATCTATCGCATTTGCAAGTTCAACAAGGACATTAAGGCACTGGAGGAGGTTGAGAAGCGCATCAAGGAAGAGTAG